In Cololabis saira isolate AMF1-May2022 chromosome 10, fColSai1.1, whole genome shotgun sequence, a single window of DNA contains:
- the LOC133452169 gene encoding uncharacterized protein LOC133452169 — translation MHTSLSLFQRWSLTYPSLSLFPSGGLGRTPAFAFSELVLDAPYPFHVPEVVLDEHQPVLVPEVVLDAPQPVPVPLVVLDEPLPVPVPVEVLDAHQPVLVPEVVFDAPRPVLVPEDQRQNLDSGPAPDVETGPKRSLRNRPDGKVEQPSEPQLGVKPQEGSPEETPRTKMLFLPAAALCCLCSALVAMAAELVQDDVTLTRRVGQSVSFSCGQTYQCDGKRYHIFGPGSKLYVTDEQVVKPVVSVYPAASRVHLGGGSSLLCVASAMFPPGVRFSWKRQKKNGPLEDVPPAEGEQVELREPGRSASIMVVHRLHQDTYIYSCYVKHEGGTVEAQTQGDGGSVTVFSRDSASRGDAVKDSRGRTFVPATPNIFLLCFRASRFRDLPV, via the exons tggtggtcttggacgcaccccagcctttGCTTTTTCCGagttggtcctggacgcaccctaTCCTTTCcatgttcccgaggtggtcctggacgaaCACCAGCCTGTTCTTGTTCCAGAGGTGGtcttggacgcaccccagcctgtccctgttccattAGTGGTCTTAGACGAACCCctgcctgtccctgttccagtggaggTCTTGGATGCACACCAGCCTGTCCTTGTTCCAGAGGTGGTCTTTGACGCACCCCGACCTGTccttgttcccgag GACCAACGCCAGAATCTGGATTCAGGACCAGCTCCAGATGTGGAGACGGGTCCAAAGAGGAGTCTCAGAAACAGACCTGACGGTAAAGTAGAGCAGCCTTCTGAGCCACAGCTGGGGGTTAAACCGCAGGAGG GTTCACCAGAGGAAACACCACGGACCAAAATGCTTTTCCTCCCAGCTGCTGCTCTGTGCTGTCTGTGTTCAG cgctggttgccatggcagcaGAGCTGGTTCAGGACGATGTAACACTGACCAGGAGAGTTGGACAAAGTGTCTCCTTCAGCTGTGGGCAAACGTATCAGTGTGATG GGAAACGGTACCACATCTTTGGACCTGGAAGTAAACTGTATGTAACCG ATGAGCAGGTAGTGAAGCCCGTGGTGAGCGTGTACCCAGCAGCATCCAGAGTCCACCTGGGGGGGGGCAGCTCCCTGCTGTGTGTGGCCTCAGCCATGTTTCCTCCTGGGGTCCGGTTCTCCTGGAAAAGACAGAAGAAGAACGGCCCACTGGAGGACGTCCCCCCTGCCGAGGGAGAGCAGGTGGAGCTCAGAGAGCCGGGACGCAGCGCCTCCATCATGGTGGTCCACCGCCTCCATCAGGACACGTACATATACAGCTGCTACGTCAAGCACGAGGGCGGCACGGTGGAGGCCCAGACACAAGGTGACGGAGGCTCGGTGACTGTGTTCAGCAGAGACTCAGCTTCACGTGGAGACGCTGTCAAAGACAGCAGAGGACGGACATTTGTCCCTGCAACTCCCAACATCTTCCTTCTCTGTTTCAGAGCTTCCAGGTTCAGAGATCTTCCAGTCTGA